In Gemmatimonadota bacterium, the following proteins share a genomic window:
- a CDS encoding sulfatase-like hydrolase/transferase, whose product MSDSRPNILLIMTDQQRGDCIGLDPCSPSCLQTPNLDWIARTGTHFHRGYSECPSCIPARRCLMTGTAPAANGVVGFKSAQWHPPHTLAGELSRAGYQTEMIGKLHLSPARKRYGFDHMQLADATRGAHNDYVEWLQQYHKRNEVHPGMAHGISSNGWVGRPHHLPEEQMHTFWCIDRAMDFLQKRDPTVPFFLNISLNEHP is encoded by the coding sequence ATGTCAGACTCTCGACCAAATATCCTGCTCATCATGACCGACCAGCAACGCGGCGACTGCATAGGTCTCGACCCGTGTAGTCCCTCGTGTCTGCAAACACCCAACCTGGACTGGATTGCCCGCACGGGCACGCACTTTCACCGCGGATACTCCGAATGCCCCAGTTGCATACCCGCTCGCCGGTGCCTGATGACCGGCACAGCACCCGCAGCAAATGGCGTTGTCGGATTCAAAAGTGCTCAGTGGCATCCGCCTCACACGCTCGCTGGCGAATTGTCCAGGGCGGGGTATCAAACAGAAATGATCGGCAAACTCCACCTATCCCCTGCACGCAAGCGCTATGGTTTTGACCACATGCAACTGGCCGATGCCACCCGGGGCGCCCACAACGACTATGTCGAATGGCTACAGCAATATCACAAACGTAACGAAGTGCATCCCGGCATGGCCCACGGTATTTCCTCCAATGGATGGGTTGGCCGTCCACACCACTTGCCCGAAGAACAGATGCACACCTTCTGGTGTATCGACAGAGCAATGGACTTTCTCCAAAAACGCGATCCCACGGTCCCGTTTTTTCTCAACATATCCCTTAATGAACACCCGTGA
- a CDS encoding CocE/NonD family hydrolase, translating into MQTNYDVNMQLDVKVPMRDDINLSADIYLPRAHGKFPTVLMRTPYSNNADNMVEKARRLANNGYACVIQDCRGRWDSEGEYYAFREGEDGYDTQEWIGKQEWCNGNIGMAGSSYGGTVQWRSAPYRSQYLKCITPRVICTDYYSGLVHPGGAFQLNVMMTWGMRTNARTAQTIEFHNWTEAFRALPLIEMDEQAGRNLNFWKDWVEHAAYDDYWEQFNDETKWGEIAVPAFNMGGWYDLYAAQTFTNFNGLRLHGRTEEAKKSKLIVGPWPHSLSLSPKTGDIDFGAPSMVDLESLEQRWFDHWLKGIDNGIADEPPLRLFIMGINQWRDEREWPLARTQWQKWHLHSGGGANTLLGNGTLSTASPENESPDHYTYDPRYPVPTMGGNNCCSPHIVPWGPYDQRPVEMRSDVLCYTSAPLETAMEVTGPIKAVIYAATDCTDTDWTAKLVDVSPTGYAMNLCDGILRARFRESLTNPTLLKSGSIYAYEIDLGVTGNVFKKGHRIRLEISSSNFPRFDRNLNTGGSLGRETEMRQAHQTVYHSKAYPSHITLPVIPCGE; encoded by the coding sequence CCTTATAGCAACAACGCCGACAACATGGTTGAAAAAGCCCGGAGGCTTGCCAACAATGGTTATGCCTGTGTTATCCAAGACTGTCGCGGACGGTGGGACTCAGAAGGGGAATATTACGCCTTTCGGGAAGGCGAAGATGGGTACGACACTCAGGAATGGATTGGCAAACAAGAATGGTGCAATGGCAACATCGGCATGGCTGGCAGTTCCTATGGCGGCACGGTCCAGTGGCGCAGCGCGCCGTATCGCAGCCAGTACCTCAAATGCATCACACCTCGCGTTATATGCACGGACTATTACTCAGGCCTGGTCCACCCCGGCGGTGCTTTCCAGCTCAACGTCATGATGACCTGGGGCATGCGTACCAACGCCCGCACCGCACAAACCATTGAATTCCACAACTGGACCGAAGCCTTCCGCGCACTACCCCTCATAGAAATGGACGAACAGGCGGGCCGAAACCTGAATTTCTGGAAAGACTGGGTCGAACATGCCGCTTACGACGACTATTGGGAGCAATTCAACGACGAAACCAAATGGGGTGAAATCGCCGTCCCCGCGTTCAACATGGGCGGCTGGTACGATCTTTACGCGGCACAGACCTTCACCAACTTCAACGGCTTGCGCCTGCACGGTCGCACCGAAGAAGCCAAAAAGAGCAAACTCATCGTCGGCCCCTGGCCACACTCTCTCAGCCTATCGCCTAAAACCGGCGACATTGACTTCGGAGCACCGTCAATGGTCGATCTGGAAAGTCTTGAACAGCGCTGGTTTGACCACTGGCTCAAGGGTATTGACAACGGCATCGCGGATGAACCGCCTTTGCGTCTCTTCATCATGGGCATCAACCAGTGGCGCGACGAACGCGAATGGCCGCTTGCGAGAACCCAATGGCAAAAATGGCACCTGCACTCCGGCGGCGGTGCCAATACGCTACTCGGCAACGGCACGCTCTCCACAGCATCACCGGAGAACGAATCGCCTGATCACTACACTTATGACCCTCGCTACCCCGTCCCGACGATGGGCGGCAACAACTGTTGCTCACCCCACATCGTACCGTGGGGTCCCTATGACCAGCGTCCCGTAGAGATGCGAAGCGACGTACTCTGTTACACCAGCGCCCCCCTTGAAACAGCCATGGAAGTCACGGGCCCCATCAAAGCCGTCATCTACGCCGCTACCGACTGCACAGACACGGACTGGACCGCCAAGCTCGTCGATGTATCGCCCACCGGGTATGCCATGAACCTCTGCGACGGCATTTTGCGTGCACGCTTTCGGGAAAGCCTCACCAACCCCACCCTGCTCAAATCCGGTAGCATCTATGCCTACGAAATTGACCTCGGCGTAACCGGAAACGTCTTCAAAAAAGGCCATCGCATTCGCCTCGAAATATCTTCTTCCAATTTCCCCCGGTTTGACCGCAACCTCAATACAGGCGGCTCGCTGGGTCGTGAGACCGAGATGCGCCAGGCCCATCAGACCGTCTATCACTCAAAAGCATATCCTTCTCACATCACGCTACCCGTCATTCCCTGCGGAGAATAA